The sequence below is a genomic window from Polyangiaceae bacterium.
AAGCTCGACGCGGCAGTTGAAGTGTGGCGCCGTTCAGGTGACGACTACCACCCCAAGCAGCCGGCTCCGAAGTGGCAGTTCCTCGCGGAACTTAGCATGGAGTTGGAGCTGGGCGAAGTCACGGCGCTCGAGCTGCAGGAGGACTGGGAGCTGTGGATCAGCCTGGCGTTCGCCTCCGAGCCCCGGGTGGTGGCGATGGAGGCCCTGCGCACCGCGGAGAATCACCTGGCCAGCCTGGGAGAGATCACCCACGGCGAGCACCTGAAGGCAGCCGCGAACGCAGTGCGCGCGATCTGGTCCGGTTTGGCCTACGGCGACGAGACGACCTTCAAGCGGGTGCGATCCTGGTCTGACGACTGGCTCGCTTCGCTAGCGGAGCGCAGCGGATCGTCCGGGTCGGGTTCTGAAGGCGGCGACCAGTGAGCGAAGTCTTCGGGGAGCGCGCCCGGGAGCATCGGCTGCTTGGTACGCTCGAAGATTTGAAAGTCGTGGCGTGCCGTGAGGTGAAGCGGCAGGTTCTGCACGGGGCCGCCCTGGGTGAGCCACATGCGCAGCGCCTCGGCGTTCTGTGCGACCACGAAGTGTTGTGGATCCGTGCGGATAGCCTTGCGTAGGTATTCCTGCAGGCTCTGCAGGTCGCGCCGATCTGCTGCCATGCAGGCGAGGTAGTTGTAGGCGAGGCCAGGCAGCGGGTAGCCGAGCTCGAGCGCCTTGTGGATGTGCTCCTCCGCTAGCTTGAACTGCCGTTCGCGGTAGTAGGCACCTGCCAAATCCATGTGCGCCGCGTGATGATCGCCGAGCTCAGCCAAGATGGCTTTGCACTCTTCGACTCCCTCTCGGTAGAAGTCGCGGAGGCCGCAGTTCTGCGCGAACCACTCGTTGAGCACTCGTGTGGTCTCCGGGTCCGCGTCGTACGGTACCTTGAGCTCTTGAAAGGTCTCTTGGAAGTAGCGGTTGCGGTCGAGCCAAGCTTTTTCGGCGTCCTGGAAGTCGCGCGTCCCGGGATAGATCGAAAGGCAGGAGAAGATGTACTGATGGGGTCTGGCGCGCTCTAGGAACTCTAGCGTTTCTTGAAACGTCTCTACCGTTTCCCCGCGGTTCCCGAGCATCATGTAGAAGCGCACCTGGATTCCGTACTTCTTCGCCAGGTTCGCGCTCTCGACGATCTTGTCGACGGTGATCTTCTTGTCGATTTGCTTGAGGATGCTCGCGGAGCCGGACTCGACGCCGAGGCTCAGTCGCTGACAGCCCGCGAGACGCATCTCTCGCAAGAGCTCGTCACTCAGGACGTCGACGCGGGTGTCACAGCTCCACAAGAACTGCAGCCCGCGGGCGCGGATCCCCTTGCACAGCTCGAGCACCCGCTTCTTGTTGGTGGTGAAGGTGTCGTCCTTGATTTGCAGGAGTTTCACCGGCAAGCGACCCACCGCCTGCTCCAGTGCATCGAGCACGTAGTCCACCGACTGCGCACGGAAACCGCGGCCCCAACTCGTCTCAGCCCCGCAAAAGGTGCAGGCCCAGGGACAGCCGCGCGACGTCATGAAGATGTGGGTGTCGAACAGCGCGTGGGGCGACGCCAAGGTGTCCAGGTTATCGATGGAAGCCCGCGACGGCGCCTGCTCGATGCCCTGATCCCCGCGGTACCAGGTGCCCGCGATGCCTAGAGTCGACTCCCCACGCCCGAGTCGCCCACACAGCTCCAGGAACTGCAGCTCACTCTCGCCCTCGCTCACGGTGTCGATGGCCGGATGATACTCGAGCATCTCCTTCGCCAGCGGCGTGGCGTGAGGGCCACCGACGATGATGTGGGTGTCCGGGTGGAGCTCTTTGATGAGCGCCGCCGTGTAGCCAACTCCCCTGCGATTCGCGGTCCAGCAGCTCATGCCCCAAAGGTCGGCTTCGAGTGAGCGGACCACCTTCTCGACCTCTTGCCAGGGAAAGGCGGACAAGTTGAGCAGCTTGACCTGGTGCCCCGCACGCGTCGCTTGGGCCGCCAGGGAGTAGAGCCCGTAGGGCGTCTGCCAGAAGTCCGGGTCCAGATCGCCTTCGCGGTAGTCCGCGGGAGGACCGCCCCGCTCAGGACTCAGCCGCGCGCTGTGGTCTCCCAGTTCTGCAGGAGCGGCCAGCTTCCACGGGGGAGGGTATAGCAGGACTACGCGCACCAGGGGAGCATAGCCGAGGGCCCATCGAGCGGGCAACGCGGGACGAATTCGGGGCGGGGATGCCTTACTTCTAGCGCGCCATCCGCAGACGGTTCGAGCAGCTCTTGTCGCCTTGGGCCATGCACTCGACTGTCTCCACCTTGCCCAGTACCTTGACGCCCATTGCCGTGTGGATAATACGCATGGCCTCGCGGTTCATGCGGCAGATGAAGCAGTGATAGCCACGCCAGTTGGTGGCGCGGCTCCTGACCTCGTTGCCCTCCACCTCCGTGACCATCTGGCCGGAGTCGAAGAAGCGATTCCAAAGCGGCTGGCTATAGCGCGCGTAGCGCTCCGGCGTCACCAGCATGCGAAAGAACAGTTTGTGGACGCCGTGCAGCGTCGCGTCCATCACGGCGCCTTCGGCTTGAGTCGCGAGCGCCTCGGTCTCGCTCTCTGACAGGCCGGCGCTCAGCCCATCGAGGAGCTCGTGAACCAACGCACTCGGGTACCATGTGCTGGCGATGAGCCCCGCGCCCGGGCGGTTGACGTCCAAGTGAACCCTATGCTCCGGTCGCATACTGGCGATCACCTCGGCCAGGCGCGCGCGGTCCTGTGTCTGCTGGTACCACTGCACGAAGGCGGCGATGGCGACTCCCTTGATGCGATCGTGGGGCGCTGGATCCCCCGGGAAGCGATTTAGGTGAGTCCGTCCGTCTGCGTCTCGTTGAGCCATGCGCCCGCTGGGCGGTTCGGGATCAACGATGGTTTTGTCGGAGGCCTCAGGGTGTGAGCCGGGCAGCTCCGTCGAGTCCATGAGCTCATCAAGCTCAGAGGAAGAGAAAGGACTGGAGGGCGAGCGAGACAAGCGGAGCGCAGTCTTGCACGGGCCCTCCAGCCTTGCGAGGAGCGATCAATGCACGGGGGTGGCCATTTTGGCCACCTGAGATCCGCCTCGAGCGACGACCGAAGAAACGACAATTATGGCTGCGGAATTGCGCCAACTTGCCCAAGCAAGCGCAGCGTGATGCGCTTGCGTTCCTCGGAGAAGTCCTTGCCTGGCGCGCTGCTCGTGAGGAGTGTCGCGAAAAAATACGGCCCTGCATCCGTAACCAGATACCCGACGTACCAGCCGTAGTCGCGACCTTCGACCAAGCCAGTGCGTCCGGTCTTCGCGAATAGCTGCAGGCTCGGGTCGTCCACGCTGCGCATGATCTCTTTCACGCTGCGCTGGCTCTTCACTGACACCGGCAGCTTCTCTTCGTAGAGCCGTTGCACGAAGTCGACCTCTTCAATGGGCGAGATGCGCAGCCCACCGTCGAGCCAGAAGCGATCGACGGCCGGGCTGATGTCTCGATTTCCGTAGGCGAGCTTGTCCACCCAGCTCTGCATGCGCTCCTGTCCGACTTCCCGCGCTACCCGCTGGTAGTACCAAACCGCCGACACCTGGAAGGCCGAGCGCAGTGTGTGATCCTGATTCCACGCGGCAATCGGGCGTTTCACGCCATCCCACTTGAACAAGTGATCGGGACCGCTCACGACCCCGGTCTCGAGCGCTATCAGACTATTCGGGATCTTGAACGTAGACGCGGGCAAGTAGCCGGTGCGGCAGCGCTCCGGGTGCAGCAAGATGTCTTCGCCGTGGGGCGGCCGCAGCACGAACGCCGACTCGTACCCCAAGCTATCGAGCGTCCGCGTCAGCCCCGGAATGTCGACGGCGGTCTTGGGCGGCTCTTCTTGGGGGGGAGGTGCAGCCGGTGGGCGCTCGGAAGCGCTAGTCACCGCTTCGGGCGCGGGTGCGGCGCTCGGCGTCGTCGCCGCGCAGCTGGCGCCGAAGATCCCCAAGACGCAGGTGCCGCTGACGCAGAGGACGCTGAGAGTCGCTCGAAGTGTGCTTCGCATGAGGCAGCCCAACGCCACGTGATAACAACGCATTCCGCGGTTCGGCGAGGCAAATTTGTGCCTGTCGCACCGAGCGAAGCGTCACGACCCCAGACGCAAGTGCAATCAAATTGCACTTGCGTCTGGCTGACGTAGGCTTGCGAATTGAAATTGCATCTCAGTTGCGATAACGAGGCTGCGTGCTGATCCCCTTGAGCGCCGCTCTTGGCTCCGTCGTGCTCGGAGTCTTGCTGGCCTTCGTGCCAGGCAGGCAAGAGTCCATGCTCGGGCCGATCCGCAGCTTCGCGCTCACCGCGTCCCTCGCGGTGGTGTTCATGCACCTC
It includes:
- a CDS encoding B12-binding domain-containing radical SAM protein produces the protein MRVVLLYPPPWKLAAPAELGDHSARLSPERGGPPADYREGDLDPDFWQTPYGLYSLAAQATRAGHQVKLLNLSAFPWQEVEKVVRSLEADLWGMSCWTANRRGVGYTAALIKELHPDTHIIVGGPHATPLAKEMLEYHPAIDTVSEGESELQFLELCGRLGRGESTLGIAGTWYRGDQGIEQAPSRASIDNLDTLASPHALFDTHIFMTSRGCPWACTFCGAETSWGRGFRAQSVDYVLDALEQAVGRLPVKLLQIKDDTFTTNKKRVLELCKGIRARGLQFLWSCDTRVDVLSDELLREMRLAGCQRLSLGVESGSASILKQIDKKITVDKIVESANLAKKYGIQVRFYMMLGNRGETVETFQETLEFLERARPHQYIFSCLSIYPGTRDFQDAEKAWLDRNRYFQETFQELKVPYDADPETTRVLNEWFAQNCGLRDFYREGVEECKAILAELGDHHAAHMDLAGAYYRERQFKLAEEHIHKALELGYPLPGLAYNYLACMAADRRDLQSLQEYLRKAIRTDPQHFVVAQNAEALRMWLTQGGPVQNLPLHLTARHDFQIFERTKQPMLPGALPEDFAHWSPPSEPDPDDPLRSASEASQSSDQDRTRLKVVSSP
- a CDS encoding class D beta-lactamase translates to MRSTLRATLSVLCVSGTCVLGIFGASCAATTPSAAPAPEAVTSASERPPAAPPPQEEPPKTAVDIPGLTRTLDSLGYESAFVLRPPHGEDILLHPERCRTGYLPASTFKIPNSLIALETGVVSGPDHLFKWDGVKRPIAAWNQDHTLRSAFQVSAVWYYQRVAREVGQERMQSWVDKLAYGNRDISPAVDRFWLDGGLRISPIEEVDFVQRLYEEKLPVSVKSQRSVKEIMRSVDDPSLQLFAKTGRTGLVEGRDYGWYVGYLVTDAGPYFFATLLTSSAPGKDFSEERKRITLRLLGQVGAIPQP